The following nucleotide sequence is from Streptomyces sp. HUAS CB01.
TCGAGTACCGCTCCTTGAAGTCCACGCAGTTGATGGCCGCGTTGGCCGCCTGGAGGTTGCTGTACTGCCCCTCCCTGTTGCGGCCGTTCATCGCGTCGGACAGCGCGAGCAGCAGCGAGCCGTCGCCCCCGTCCGCCTCGTCGAGCCCCTGCTCCAGCAGCGGCCAGTACTCCTTGGAGTAGAGGGCCTGGGCGATGCCGTTGGTCGCCTGGGTCTGGGTGAGCTCGCGGTCGCCGATGCCGGGGATCGGCTTCTTCTCCAGCCGGTTCTGGAGGTCGATCACGAACTGCTGGATCTCCTCCGGCGTGCTGCCCGGGAGCTGGCAGGCGTCCCCCCGCGCGACGCAGTCCTTCGCGAAGTTGGTGAACGCCAGCTGGAAGCCCCTGGCCTGGCCGAGGGAGCCCTCCACCGCGGTGCTGGTCGGGTCGACGACGGCGTCGAAGACCGCCCGTCCGACGTTCTCCGGGAAGAGGTGGGCGTAGACGCCGCCGAGCTCCGTCCCGTAGGAGATGCCGAAGTAGTGGAGCTTGTCGTCGCCGAGGACCTGGCGCATCAGGTCCATGTCCCGTGCGGCGTTGGCGGTGCCGACGTGGGGGAGGTCCGGACCGGAGTTCTCCTCGCACGCGGAGTCGTACCGGTTCAGGTTGTCGCTGTACGTCTTCTCCTCGGCACTGTCGTCCGGGGTGGCGTCCTGGGCGTAGTACTGGTCCAGCTCCGGGTCGTCGAGGCATTCGACGGGCTGGCTGCGGCCGACGCCCCGTGGGTCGAAGCTCACCAGGTCGTAGCGGGCGCGCAGCCGCTCGAAGTCCTGTGCCGCAGCGGGCAGCGTGCTGACGCCGGAGCCGCCGGGGCCGCCGAAGTTGAAGATCAGCGAACCGATCCGGCCGGCCTGGTCACGGGCCTTCGCCCGGATGAGGGCCAGTTCGATGGTCTCGCCGTCCGGCTTCGCCCAGTCGCGCGGGACCTCCATGAAGGAGCACTCCCACGTGGTGCCGCCGGGCAGCGGCGACGGAGCGGCGCCGCCGCCCTCGGCCTCCGAGGGGGCCGGACAGGGCTTCCAGTCGAGGCTCTGGCTGCCGAGGTCCCGGTCGCGCTGCTCCCCGCTGCCGTTCCCGCCGCCGCCGTCGCCGTCGGAGCAGCCGGCGGTGACGAGGAGCAGGGTGGCGGTCGCGGCGGCGAGCAGGGTGCCGGCACGCCGTGCGGCGCCGCTGTGGCGGCCGGGGACCTCGGTGCGGAAGGTCCCGGACGCGGGGGGCCCGGCACCGTCCCGTACGGCGTCGTCCGTACCGGGCGCCGGGCCGTGCCCCTCCGGCGGGCCGGGGGCGTCGCTGTCCCGGCCGTCGCCGCCGGGGTCGGGGCCGGCGCCGGGGCGGCCGGTGGGGGAGGTCGGCATGACCCCATCCTGCGGCCCCGCGCGGAGCTCCGCCTGTCGGCGGCGGCCGCCCGACGGGGCCGCGGTCCGGTCCCGCCCGGTCCGTACGACCTACAGGGCGCCCTTACGGGTGAGGTGGTTGAAGGACAGCCACCCCGGCAGCACCGGCAGCCAGAGCGTCATCAGCCGGTAGAGCAGCACGGCCGGGGTCGCGACCTCCGGCGGCAGCCCCACGGCGATCAGGCCCAGGGTCAGCGCGCCCTCGACGGCGCCCACGCCACCCGGTGTCGGGGCCGCGGATCCCAGGGCGTTTCCGGCGAGGAAGACGACGGCGATGCTGGCGTAGCTGAGCTGCTGGTCGCCGTTGTCGAAGGCCCGGATGGAGGCGTCCAGGCACATCACGAAGAAGCCGGTGAGCAGCAGCATGCCGCCGATGCCGGTGATCAGTTTCCCGGGTCGCTGGAGCACGTCCAGCATCCGCGGGACGACGCCGGCGAACAGGGACCGCAGCCGCGTCGCCACGAACTTCCGCAGGAAGGGGATCGCCGTCACCACCAGCACCAGCACCGCCACGGTCAGCAGCCCGGCGATGACCGTCCTCGACGGCGTGAGCGACGACGTCTTCTCCGTGCCGGTCAGGTAGCCGAAGGCCAGCAGCAGGAGGATGTGCGCGCCGAGACCGAAGAGCTGCGAGGCGCCGACGCTCGCCACCGCGAGCCCCGGGCGGACCCCGGAGCGCTGGAGGAAGCGGGTGTTCAGGGCGACACCGCCGACGGCGGCCGGTGCGACGATCTTCACGAACGAGCCGGCGACCTGCGCGACGACCGTCCGCAGGAACGGCACCCGCTCCGGCACG
It contains:
- a CDS encoding alpha/beta hydrolase, whose translation is MPTSPTGRPGAGPDPGGDGRDSDAPGPPEGHGPAPGTDDAVRDGAGPPASGTFRTEVPGRHSGAARRAGTLLAAATATLLLVTAGCSDGDGGGGNGSGEQRDRDLGSQSLDWKPCPAPSEAEGGGAAPSPLPGGTTWECSFMEVPRDWAKPDGETIELALIRAKARDQAGRIGSLIFNFGGPGGSGVSTLPAAAQDFERLRARYDLVSFDPRGVGRSQPVECLDDPELDQYYAQDATPDDSAEEKTYSDNLNRYDSACEENSGPDLPHVGTANAARDMDLMRQVLGDDKLHYFGISYGTELGGVYAHLFPENVGRAVFDAVVDPTSTAVEGSLGQARGFQLAFTNFAKDCVARGDACQLPGSTPEEIQQFVIDLQNRLEKKPIPGIGDRELTQTQATNGIAQALYSKEYWPLLEQGLDEADGGDGSLLLALSDAMNGRNREGQYSNLQAANAAINCVDFKERYSMEQTKARLPEFREASPIFGDYLGWGLMGCNHWPVPGQWETPDVSATGAAPILVIGNTGDPATPYEGARAMVQALGKGVGVELTYEGEGHGAYNSGSKCVASAVDQYLLDGKVPASGTVCR